One genomic region from Bufo bufo chromosome 3, aBufBuf1.1, whole genome shotgun sequence encodes:
- the LOC120993835 gene encoding olfactory receptor 5F1-like codes for MSALNGTRHTYFVLSGLTDNPKLQILLFVLFLIFYMVTLLANIGIMITIRGDPNLHTPMYFFINNLSFLDLCYSTVITPKMLDTFLSVTKNISFVECIMQMYLFGASVSLECFLLGIMAYDRYVAICNPLLYMIIMKKTFCRQLVGFAYLGGYLNASIHTSYTFQLPFCRSNKIDHFYCDVPPLLKLSCTDTTANELVMFIFGGLTEIASLATIMVSYSYIISTILNINSQQGRKKAFSTCTSHLMTVGIFYSTIVFMYLRPSSSYAMSQDKIASVFYTVIIPLLNPLIYSLRNKEVTRALSNTESRNRTNGKL; via the exons ATGAGTGCATTAAATGGCACAAGACATACTTACTTTGTTCTTTCAGGTCTTACTGATAATCCTAAGCTTCagattctcctttttgtcttatttttgatattttacaTGGTTACATTGCTGGCTAATATTGGCATCATGATAACCATCAGAGGAGACCCTAATCTTCATACTCCCATGTACTTTTTCATAAATAACCTTTCTTTCTTAGACCTTTGTTACTCTACTGTCATAACGCCAAAGATGTTAGACACCTTCCTTTCGGTCACAAAGAATATTTCATTTGTTGAATGTATAATGCAGATGTACCTGTTCGGCGCCTCAGTTAGCCTTGAGTGTTTCTTGCTAGGGATAATGGCTTATGATCGCTATGTTGCAATCTGCAACCCACTGTTGTACATGATAATAATGAAGAAGACATTCTGCAGGCAACTTGTGGGCTTTGCTTACCTTGGGGGTTATCTTAATGCATCGATTCATACATCATACACTTTCCAACTACCATTCTGCAGAAGCAATAAAATAGACCACTTCTACTGCGATGTCCCACCACTTCTAAAGCTCTCTTGTACTGATACCACCGCAAATGAGCTTGTGATGTTCATTTTTGGAGGTCTTACTGAAATCGCTTCGCTGGCAACTATTATGGTCTCGTATAGCTATATTATATCAACTATATTAAACATCAATTCCCAGCAAGGTAGGAAGAAAGCATTCTCTACTTGTACTTCCCACCTTATGACGGTGGGCATATTCTACAGTACCATTGTCTTCATGTACCTTCGACCATCTTCTAGTTATGCCATGAGCCAAGACAAAATTGCTTCTGTGTTCTATACTGTTATTATTCCCTTGCTTAACCCATTAATTTATAGCTTAAGAAATAAGGAGGTCACAAGA GCTCTGAGTAACACAGAGTCAAGAAATAGAACAAATGGAAAATTATAA